A stretch of Henckelia pumila isolate YLH828 chromosome 4, ASM3356847v2, whole genome shotgun sequence DNA encodes these proteins:
- the LOC140864854 gene encoding B3 domain-containing protein Os07g0563300-like produces the protein MSSSLSKKVCFNSNCKEASENWRNGWRRRTGEYAHLCDRCASAYEEGKFCEAFHSSTSGWRCCESCGKQIHCGCIVSFHMFVLLDAGGIECLTCARKSFVLTPNPAWPPPSQYLPSQFERRKDFSVKALGSIVGSGPVPWRLAPSLFKESNIQSDAQTRTPFEIDVLGGIDLFGTSERLPAASPDKKREFPDERCFNGKFRVGPFDTFQNGHAALNPKEHPYLSINNIQPTIFPKDDSSNFSLTTASSSKTELDDTGQLSATFSTPQTLSIPVVKQVGSHYRMDSCGETQVRNCKVQGDGRSRNQLLPRYRPQITEEELLQISSYSKSVITPLFEKTLSASDAGRIGRLVLPKKCAEAYFPSIAQPEGLPLKVLDVKGKEWVFQFRFWPNNNSRMYVLEGITPCIQSLRLQAGDVVTFSRLEPEGMLVMGGRKSSSVPSPDQGDGAVIKGNNAFMPENCRANNKCVEGITVNGHMKGKSPSSFQPIYHISEADIGSTTSEIHETKPLYSSKGKGSILVSKCKRLRIENDIELKLSMDEAQGLMRPPAKIVPSVFVVEGCEFEEFEETAPVIGRPTIPATDPFGKKIQWVQCEDCFKWRKVPEDALLPSGWICSENVWDLDRSGCSDAEELAVEKLEDILPAIDKVSSKKSDITKKYADMFVTQERLDNLANLAIQGDDEGISASSHSGSKHPRFPTEDGSKHAQSCDCAICSSLKHRFRTLMEKYVKHQLEAVGESASQKSQQQQSPEQVHNVDTHTVTEAGNITPTRGEVSKIVCLDYHDKQKSSPSPLKGQIDLNIQPEREEDLSPVSESGTTKQLHPQATGKFFIQQMPSGSGIGNLVRTRMQQDGIGDANLISCLAADGGNQEN, from the exons TTCTGCTTACGAGGAAGGAAAATTTTGTGAGGCTTTTCACTCAAGCACTTCTGGTTGGAGATGCTGTGAATCTTGTGGAAAG CAAATACATTGTGGTTGTATAGTGTCGTTCCATATGTTTGTACTCTTGGATGCTGGAGGGATAGAATGCCTAACGTGTGCAAGGAAAAGTTTTGTTTTG ACTCCAAATCCAGCATGGCCGCCACCTTCACAATACCTTCCTTCACAATTTGAAAGAAGGAAGGATTTCTCGGTGAAAGCATTGGGTTCCATAGTTGGCTCGGGCCCAGTACCATGGAGACTTGCACCCAGTTTGTTCAAGGAGTCTAATATCCAATCTGATGCACAAACAAGAACGCCCTTCGAAATTGATGTATTAGGTGGTATTGATTTGTTTGGCACTTCTGAGAGATTACCTGCTGCTTCACCAGATAAAAAACGAGAATTTCCCGATGAAAGATGTTTTAATGGAAAGTTCAGAGTTGGCCCATTTGACACGTTTCAGAATGGGCATGCTG CTCTTAATCCGAAAGAGCATCCATATCTCTCCATAAATAATATCCAGCCAACAATATTTCCCAAAGATGATTCTTCAAATTTCAGTTTAACCACTGCGTCTTCCTCCAAAACCGAATTAGATGATACTGGCCAGCTTTCTGCAACTTTTTCAACACCACAGACCCTTTCAATTCCGGTGGTCAAGCAGGTTGGCAGTCACTATCGAATGGATTCATGTGGTGAGACTCAGGTTCGTAATTGCAAGGTCCAAGGAGATGGTCGGAGCAGAAATCAGTTGCTTCCTCGGTATCGACCCCAAATAACTGAGGAGGAACTTCTACAAATTTCAAGCTA CTCAAAGTCAGTTATAACTCCATTGTTTGAGAAAACTTTAAGTGCTAGTGATGCTGGACGTATCGGCCGCCTAGTGCTGCCAAAAAAGTGTGCAGAG GCCTATTTTCCATCAATTGCTCAGCCAGAAGGTTTACCTTTGAAAGTATTGGATGTGAAGGGAAAGGAATGGGTATTTCAGTTTCGATTCTGGCCAAACAATAATAGCAGAATGTATGTCCTGGAAGGAATCACTCCCTGTATACAATCTTTAAGACTGCAGGCTGGTGATGTTG TAACATTTAGTAGACTGGAACCTGAAGGAATGTTGGTCATGGGTGGCAGAAAGTCTTCAAGTGTTCCATCACCAGATCAG GGAGATGGAGCTGTTATAAAAGGAAATAATGCTTTTATGCCAGAGAACTGTCGAGCTAACAATAAATGTGTGGAAGGGATTACAGTAAACGGCCACATGAAGGGTAAATCGCCTAGTAGCTTCCAGCCGATCTACCATATTTCTGAGGCAGATATAGGAAGCACCACTTCTGAAATACATGAAACTAAGCCTCTTTATAGCAGCAAGGGGAAGGGGAGCATTTTGGTCTCAAAGTGTAAGCGCCTTAGAATTGAGAATGACATAGAGCTCAAGCTCAGCATGGATGAAGCTCAAGGATTGATGCGCCCACCTGCTAAAATTGTTCCCTCGGTTTTTGTTGTGGAAGGGTGTGAATTTGAAGAATTCGAG GAAACTGCACCAGTTATTGGAAGGCCAACTATACCGGCAACAGATCCTTTTGG CAAAAAGATACAGTGGGTTCAATGTGAGGACTGTTTTAAGTGGCGTAAAGTTCCGGAAGATGCTCTTCTTCCATCTGGATGGATCTGTTCAGAGAACGTATGGGACCTTGATAG ATCTGGATGTTCGGATGCGGAAGAATTAGCTGTAGAAAAGCTGGAAGATATTTTGCCTGCCATCGACAAAG TTTCTTCAAAGAAAAGTGACATCACCAAAAAGTATGCAGATATGTTTGTCACTCAGGAAAGACTCGATAATCTTGCTAATTTGGCCATCCAAGGAGATGATGAGGGCATTTCAGCTTCATCGCACTCCGGGTCAAAGCACCCACGGTTTCCCACTGAGGACGGCTCTAAGCACGCACAATCGTGTGATTGCGCCATCTGCAGTTCATTAAAACATCGTTTTCGAACTTTGATGGAGAAGTATGTGAAGCATCAACTGGAAGCAGTTGGTGAATCTGCATCCCAGAAGTCACAGCAGCAACAATCACCTGAACAAGTGCACAACGTTGACACACACACTGTCACTGAAGCCGGAAACATTACTCCGACTCGGGGAGAGGTGAGCAAGATAGTCTGTCTTGACTATCATGACAAGCAAAAATCTTCACCCTCGCCGTTGAAAGGTCAAATAGACCTTAATATTCAGCCGGAGCGAGAGGAAGACCTTTCGCCTGTTTCGGAGTCTGGAACAACAAAACAGTTGCACCCACAGGCCACAGGGAAATTTTTCATACAGCAGATGCCATCAGGCTCAGGCATTGGAAATTTAGTCAGGACACGGATGCAACAAGATGGTATTGGTGATGCAAATCTGATTAGTTGTTTAGCCGCTGATGGAGGTAATCAAGAAAACTGA
- the LOC140866644 gene encoding syntaxin-125-like, with translation MNNSFNGSFKIYVEQSVNQHGNLNNVESGRGIDPYTLERFTNDVDNVKEDIKNVEKIHNSLKESHENIKTARTAKIMKDLRSRTNMDLDHLLKLAKQINKKFDALVRANAALRKLPGSGPTSKDDISRASMLTGLGESLKLMMRNFQTLRSQMEIEQKQVIEGRYLAITGEKATEDAIDQLILNEGSDNSLLLAMQEHGRGAVLDAVVEIHERRDAMREIRKCLMSLHQILLGMAAPVEVPSGRGLTAVGGPPSPVENFLPAPPAAKGHVKDYERETRRQAYTAIGVSFVITMTLIIALLLTERDLFN, from the coding sequence ATGAACAATTCGTTCAACGGTTCCttcaagatttacgtggaacaGAGCGTTAACCAACATGGAAACCTGAACAATGTCGAGTCGGGCCGTGGAATCGACCCGTATACACTCGAGAGGTTCACAAATGATGTGGATAACGTGAAGGAGGACATCAAGAATGTGGAGAAGATCCATAACAGCCTCAAAGAATCCCACGAAAACATCAAAACAGCACGTACTGCGAAAATCATGAAGGATCTGCGGAGCCGAACGAACATGGATCTGGATCACCTTCTCAAGCTAGCCAAACAAATCAACAAGAAATTCGACGCTCTTGTTCGGGCCAATGCCGCTCTGAGGAAGCTGCCCGGAAGCGGGCCAACTTCCAAGGACGACATCTCTCGGGCCTCCATGCTAACCGGGCTAGGTGAGAGCCTGAAACTCATGATGCGAAACTTCCAGACGCTCAGATCTCAAATGGAAATCGAACAGAAGCAAGTGATCGAGGGAAGATACCTTGCGATCACTGGAGAGAAAGCGACGGAAGATGCAATCGACCAATTGATTTTAAACGAAGGATCCGACAATTCTCTCCTCCTAGCCATGCAAGAACATGGGAGAGGCGCTGTCCTGGACGCTGTGGTGGAGATTCATGAAAGGCGTGATGCAATGAGAGAGATCCGTAAGTGCTTGATGAGCTTGCACCAAATATTATTGGGCATGGCTGCACCAGTGGAGGTGCCCAGTGGCCGCGGCCTTACCGCCGTTGGTGGCCCACCGAGCCCCGTGGAGAACTTCTTGCCGGCGCCGCCTGCAGCAAAAGGACATGTGAAGGATTACGAGAGAGAGACAAGACGGCAGGCATACACAGCAATTGGCGTATCATTTGTCATCACTATGACTCTCATCATCGCTCTTCTACTAACAGAGCGCGATTTGTTCAACTAG